In a genomic window of Cytobacillus sp. FSL H8-0458:
- a CDS encoding dihydroorotate dehydrogenase electron transfer subunit — translation MRQEQCKVISQIKLAENIYELTLQGELVHEMKEPGQFVHLKISEGYDPMLRRPISIAEILPGESQFKMIYRAEGRGTALLSEKKPGDYADVLGPLGNGFPINEAGRGETALLVGGGIGVPPLYELSNQLVNRGVKVIHVLGFQSSGAVFYEEKFARLGETYLATADGSAGKKGFVTDVINGLNIDFDVLYSCGPTPMLKALENQFPHKKVFLSLEERMGCGIGACFACVCHTGDDPEGYSYKKVCSDGPVFKAGEVVL, via the coding sequence ATCAGACAGGAACAATGTAAAGTAATATCACAAATTAAACTGGCCGAAAACATTTACGAGCTCACCCTTCAAGGTGAGCTTGTTCATGAAATGAAAGAACCCGGGCAATTTGTCCATTTGAAAATCTCAGAGGGCTATGACCCAATGCTGAGAAGACCAATCAGCATTGCTGAAATTTTACCTGGTGAAAGCCAGTTTAAGATGATTTATCGTGCTGAAGGCAGAGGAACGGCATTGCTATCAGAAAAAAAACCCGGTGATTACGCTGATGTATTGGGACCGCTTGGAAATGGATTTCCTATAAACGAAGCTGGCAGGGGAGAGACGGCACTTCTTGTAGGGGGAGGAATCGGAGTACCCCCTTTATATGAACTGTCTAACCAGCTTGTAAACCGCGGCGTTAAGGTAATTCACGTCCTGGGCTTTCAATCGTCCGGTGCGGTTTTCTATGAAGAAAAATTTGCCCGGCTGGGCGAGACCTATCTGGCCACAGCTGATGGGAGCGCAGGAAAAAAAGGCTTTGTTACTGATGTTATTAATGGATTGAATATTGATTTCGATGTTTTATATTCCTGCGGCCCAACGCCGATGCTGAAGGCGCTTGAAAATCAATTCCCTCATAAAAAGGTATTCCTGTCATTGGAAGAACGAATGGGGTGCGGCATCGGGGCATGCTTTGCATGTGTCTGCCATACAGGGGATGACCCGGAAGGATACAGTTATAAAAAAGTCTGCAGTGACGGACCGGTCTTTAAAGCAGGGGAGGTGGTTCTATGA
- the carB gene encoding carbamoyl-phosphate synthase large subunit, whose translation MPKRTDIKSILVIGSGPIVIGQAAEFDYAGTQACIALKEEGYRVILVNSNPATIMTDTEIADAVYIEPLTLEFVSRIIRKERPDALVPTLGGQTGLNLAVELAESGVLEECGVEILGTKLSAIQKAEDRDLFRNLMNELGEPVPESEIIHNLDEAYEFVNRIGYPVIVRPAFTLGGTGGGICHDEEELIEIVTGGLKNSPVTQCLLEKSIAGFKEIEYEVMRDSNDNAIVVCNMENFDPVGVHTGDSIVVAPSQTLSDREYQLLRNTSLKIIRALEIEGGCNVQLALDPDSFNYYIIEVNPRVSRSSALASKATGYPIAKLAAKIAVGLTLDEMMNPVTGKTYACFEPALDYIVSKIPRWPFDKFESANRSLGTQMKATGEVMAIGRTFEESLLKAVRSLEANVYHLELKDADQISNELIEKRIRKAGDERLFYIGEAIRRGVTIETIHEWSRIDLFFLHKIKKIVDFESVLTDNPFDPETGKAAKEMGFADLVIARLWDSNEMEVYSWRKEHAIVPVYKMVDTCAAEFESETPYFYGTYEDENESVVTGRKSVVVLGSGPIRIGQGVEFDYSTVHAVWAIKEAGYEAIIINNNPETVSTDFSISDKLYFEPLTIEDVMHIIDLEKPEGVVVQFGGQTAINLAADLVKRGVKILGTSLENLDRAEDRDKFENALAELGIPMPKGKTALSVEQAVAIAGEIGYPVVVRPSYVLGGRAMEIVYKEAELLHYMENAVKVNPEHPVLIDRYLTGKEIEVDAISDGENVLIPGIMEHIERAGVHSGDSIAVYPPQNVSEAIKDKLVEYTEKMAKGLGIIGLLNIQYVVAKGEVYVLEVNPRSSRTVPFLSKITNVPMAKIATKVIMGQTLAQQGFGSGLVPERKGVFVKVPVFSFAKLRRVDITLGPEMKSTGEVMGKDSTLEKALYKGLVASGMKIQPFGTVLMTVADKDKEEALQLAKRFVSIGYRLMATSGTALFLQTEGIPVKVTGKIGSEGPNLLDVIKNGEAQFVINTLTKGKQPARDGFRIRRESVENGVPCLTSLDTAEAILQVIESMNFSADPMDKPEEVREAVLS comes from the coding sequence ATGCCAAAGCGTACAGATATAAAAAGTATTTTAGTTATCGGATCAGGGCCAATTGTCATCGGGCAGGCAGCAGAGTTTGATTATGCCGGCACACAGGCCTGCATTGCATTGAAAGAGGAAGGCTACCGCGTAATTCTTGTAAACTCAAATCCTGCTACCATTATGACAGATACTGAGATTGCTGACGCGGTATATATAGAGCCGCTTACGCTGGAATTCGTCAGCCGCATTATCCGAAAAGAACGCCCTGATGCGCTAGTTCCAACTCTGGGGGGACAGACGGGATTAAACCTGGCAGTAGAGCTTGCGGAATCAGGTGTCTTGGAAGAATGCGGGGTTGAAATCCTCGGTACAAAATTATCAGCTATCCAAAAAGCGGAAGACCGGGATCTTTTCAGAAACTTGATGAATGAGCTTGGCGAGCCGGTGCCTGAAAGTGAAATTATTCATAACCTGGATGAAGCATATGAGTTTGTAAATAGGATTGGATATCCGGTTATTGTACGCCCTGCTTTTACATTAGGGGGAACAGGCGGGGGAATCTGCCACGATGAAGAAGAGTTAATTGAAATTGTGACGGGCGGCTTAAAGAATAGCCCTGTTACACAGTGTTTGCTTGAAAAGAGCATTGCAGGCTTTAAGGAAATCGAGTATGAAGTGATGCGGGACTCCAATGACAATGCGATTGTTGTCTGCAATATGGAAAATTTTGATCCTGTAGGGGTCCATACCGGAGATTCAATCGTTGTAGCCCCCAGCCAAACTTTGAGTGATCGTGAGTATCAGCTGCTGAGAAACACTTCATTAAAAATTATCCGCGCTCTCGAAATTGAAGGGGGATGCAATGTGCAGCTGGCGCTTGATCCGGATAGCTTCAATTATTACATCATCGAAGTTAACCCGCGTGTAAGCCGTTCATCTGCGCTGGCATCAAAGGCAACAGGTTATCCGATTGCCAAATTGGCAGCCAAAATAGCGGTGGGGCTGACACTTGATGAAATGATGAATCCAGTGACAGGGAAAACATATGCCTGCTTTGAACCGGCATTGGATTATATTGTCTCAAAAATTCCGCGCTGGCCGTTTGATAAATTCGAATCGGCGAACCGTTCGCTTGGAACCCAAATGAAGGCTACAGGTGAAGTAATGGCGATAGGGCGCACATTTGAAGAATCTTTGCTGAAAGCAGTCCGTTCACTTGAAGCAAACGTTTATCATCTTGAGCTGAAGGACGCGGACCAAATTTCTAATGAATTGATCGAAAAGCGGATCCGTAAAGCAGGGGATGAACGTTTGTTTTATATCGGAGAAGCCATCAGAAGGGGAGTCACCATCGAGACGATCCATGAATGGAGCAGGATTGATTTATTCTTCCTTCATAAGATTAAGAAAATCGTAGATTTTGAGAGTGTATTAACAGACAATCCTTTTGACCCTGAAACAGGGAAAGCTGCAAAGGAAATGGGCTTTGCCGATCTGGTAATTGCCAGGCTGTGGGATTCAAATGAAATGGAAGTATACAGCTGGAGAAAAGAACATGCAATTGTACCGGTTTATAAAATGGTTGATACATGTGCAGCAGAATTTGAATCTGAAACACCGTATTTCTATGGAACATACGAAGATGAGAACGAATCGGTTGTAACTGGCCGTAAAAGTGTGGTTGTTCTGGGTTCAGGTCCAATCCGGATTGGCCAGGGAGTAGAGTTTGACTACTCAACTGTCCACGCAGTATGGGCAATCAAGGAAGCAGGATATGAAGCAATCATTATTAATAATAATCCTGAAACAGTCTCTACTGACTTTAGCATCTCCGATAAGCTCTATTTTGAGCCGCTAACAATTGAAGATGTCATGCACATTATCGATCTTGAGAAGCCGGAAGGTGTAGTAGTGCAATTTGGCGGACAAACGGCTATTAATCTTGCAGCAGATCTGGTAAAAAGAGGAGTGAAAATTCTCGGAACTTCTCTTGAAAACTTAGACCGGGCAGAAGACCGTGATAAATTTGAGAATGCCCTTGCAGAGCTGGGCATTCCGATGCCAAAAGGAAAGACTGCCCTATCTGTGGAGCAGGCAGTAGCGATTGCCGGTGAAATCGGTTATCCAGTGGTTGTCCGTCCATCATATGTACTTGGCGGAAGAGCCATGGAGATAGTTTATAAAGAAGCAGAGCTTCTGCATTATATGGAAAACGCTGTAAAAGTGAATCCGGAGCATCCAGTATTAATCGACCGGTATCTGACTGGGAAGGAGATTGAAGTAGACGCCATTTCGGATGGGGAAAATGTGCTCATCCCGGGCATCATGGAGCATATTGAAAGAGCTGGAGTACACTCAGGTGATTCCATTGCGGTCTATCCTCCACAAAATGTTTCAGAAGCAATTAAAGACAAGCTTGTTGAGTATACGGAGAAGATGGCTAAGGGCCTTGGTATTATAGGTCTGCTAAATATCCAGTATGTAGTGGCTAAAGGGGAAGTATATGTACTGGAAGTCAACCCGCGTTCAAGCCGGACCGTTCCGTTCTTGAGCAAGATTACAAATGTGCCAATGGCTAAAATCGCCACAAAGGTTATCATGGGCCAAACTCTTGCACAGCAGGGCTTTGGATCCGGCCTTGTTCCGGAGAGAAAAGGCGTGTTCGTAAAAGTGCCGGTGTTCTCTTTCGCGAAATTAAGAAGAGTAGACATCACTTTAGGGCCTGAAATGAAGTCAACCGGTGAAGTTATGGGGAAAGATTCCACGCTTGAAAAAGCCCTTTATAAAGGCCTTGTTGCTTCCGGCATGAAAATCCAGCCTTTTGGAACTGTACTAATGACTGTCGCCGACAAGGATAAGGAAGAAGCTCTGCAGCTGGCAAAAAGATTCGTATCCATCGGCTACAGGCTAATGGCGACAAGCGGAACGGCTTTATTCCTGCAAACTGAAGGCATTCCTGTAAAAGTGACTGGGAAAATCGGGTCAGAAGGGCCAAACCTTCTGGATGTCATAAAAAATGGCGAAGCCCAATTTGTTATTAATACTCTAACAAAAGGAAAACAGCCTGCCAGAGATGGCTTCCGCATCCGCCGCGAATCTGTGGAAAATGGTGTGCCATGCCTAACCTCACTTGATACGGCAGAAGCAATTCTTCAAGTTATCGAATCAATGAATTTTTCAGCAGACCCGATGGATAAGCCAGAAGAAGTCCGGGAGGCGGTTTTATCTTGA
- a CDS encoding carbamoyl phosphate synthase small subunit produces the protein MKKQLILEDGTIFIGKGFGSDTNSIGEVVFNTGMTGYQEILSDPSYCGQIVTLTYPLIGNYGINRDDFESISPAISGFIVKEACEFPSNWRNEQSIDEYFKMKNIPGISGIDTRKLTRIIRQHGTLKGAICSMSESPELIVEKLRATKLRNDQVKQVSTKRPYPSPGRGRRVVLVDFGMKHGILRELNKRDCDVIVVPYNTAAEEILSMSPDGVMLSNGPGDPKDVPEAITMIKGLLGKVPIFGICLGHQLFALACGANTEKLKFGHRGSNHPVKDLQTGKVALTSQNHGYSVEENSITGTPLEVTHIALNDGTIEGLKHKEVPAFTVQYHPEASPGPEDANGLFEQFLQLIESHKEEGAAACQSVQI, from the coding sequence ATGAAAAAACAGCTGATTCTGGAAGACGGAACAATTTTTATTGGAAAGGGATTCGGCAGTGATACGAATTCGATAGGAGAAGTAGTATTCAATACAGGAATGACGGGTTATCAGGAAATCCTGTCTGACCCTTCCTACTGCGGACAGATTGTAACCTTGACATACCCTTTAATCGGAAATTATGGGATAAACAGAGATGATTTTGAATCGATCTCCCCGGCAATCTCCGGCTTCATTGTCAAAGAAGCTTGCGAGTTTCCTTCAAACTGGAGAAATGAACAATCCATTGATGAATATTTTAAGATGAAAAATATCCCTGGAATATCCGGAATTGATACCAGGAAATTAACAAGAATTATCAGACAGCATGGAACTTTGAAAGGTGCTATCTGCAGCATGAGTGAAAGCCCGGAATTAATAGTTGAAAAGCTGCGGGCAACAAAGCTTCGCAACGATCAGGTAAAGCAAGTGTCGACTAAGAGACCATATCCAAGCCCTGGCCGCGGCAGAAGGGTAGTCCTTGTGGATTTCGGCATGAAACACGGGATCTTAAGAGAATTGAACAAACGGGATTGTGATGTGATTGTTGTGCCTTATAATACAGCAGCTGAAGAAATACTCAGCATGAGCCCGGATGGAGTTATGCTTTCCAATGGCCCTGGAGACCCGAAAGATGTCCCGGAAGCCATCACAATGATTAAAGGTCTGTTGGGAAAAGTACCGATTTTCGGAATTTGCCTGGGACATCAGCTTTTTGCCCTTGCTTGCGGTGCCAATACAGAAAAATTGAAATTCGGCCATCGCGGTTCAAACCATCCGGTAAAAGATCTGCAAACCGGAAAAGTCGCTTTAACATCTCAAAACCATGGATATTCAGTAGAAGAAAATTCAATTACAGGTACTCCACTTGAAGTAACACATATCGCCTTAAACGATGGAACAATTGAAGGCTTAAAGCATAAAGAAGTCCCTGCATTCACCGTGCAATATCATCCTGAAGCTTCACCGGGACCTGAGGATGCAAACGGATTATTTGAACAATTCTTGCAATTGATTGAATCACATAAAGAGGAAGGTGCTGCAGCATGCCAAAGCGTACAGATATAA
- a CDS encoding dihydroorotase, with translation MSTLIKNGQLLTKEGNFEKTDIYIKSGKITEIGAGVGREAQEVIDAEGLLVAPGFIDLHVHLREPGGEKKETIETGTKAAAKGGFTTVAAMPNTRPVPDTKEQLEKLNSRIEETAAVKVLPYASITIRELGQELTDFKALKEAGAFAFTDDGVGVQSASMMLQAMRIAAEISMPIVAHCEENTLINKGSVHDGVFAKENGLNGIPSVCESVQIARDVLLAEAAGCHYHVCHISTKESVRVVRDAKRAGIKVTAEVTPHHLLLSEEDIPGLDANFKMNPPLRGADDRDALIEGLLDGTIDFIATDHAPHTAAEKEEGMGLAPFGIVGLETAFPLLYTHFVEKGIFTLKQLIDYLTIKPAEAFGIQSGKLEAGEIADLVLLDLNRQEKIDPAQFLSKGKNTPFAGWDCKGWPVVTIAGGKIVWNRGSVKA, from the coding sequence ATGTCAACATTGATAAAAAATGGCCAGTTGCTTACTAAAGAGGGGAACTTTGAAAAAACTGACATTTACATAAAGTCAGGTAAAATCACTGAGATAGGAGCAGGCGTGGGGAGAGAGGCACAGGAAGTGATTGATGCAGAAGGATTGCTGGTTGCACCCGGTTTTATAGACCTGCATGTACACTTGCGTGAACCTGGCGGTGAAAAGAAAGAAACCATTGAAACCGGCACAAAGGCAGCAGCTAAAGGCGGGTTCACAACAGTTGCTGCGATGCCAAATACCCGGCCGGTACCTGATACAAAAGAACAGCTTGAAAAATTGAACAGCCGAATTGAAGAGACTGCGGCAGTTAAGGTTCTGCCTTATGCATCGATTACAATTCGTGAACTTGGCCAGGAATTAACCGATTTTAAAGCACTGAAGGAAGCTGGAGCGTTTGCTTTTACAGATGATGGAGTTGGAGTGCAATCAGCATCCATGATGCTGCAGGCAATGAGGATAGCTGCAGAAATCAGCATGCCGATTGTTGCCCACTGCGAAGAAAATACCCTCATTAACAAAGGCTCCGTACATGATGGAGTTTTTGCTAAAGAGAACGGTTTAAATGGTATTCCTTCTGTCTGTGAATCAGTGCAAATCGCAAGGGATGTTCTTCTTGCCGAAGCTGCTGGCTGCCACTATCATGTCTGCCATATCAGCACGAAAGAGTCTGTCAGGGTGGTAAGAGATGCAAAGCGTGCAGGCATCAAAGTAACGGCCGAGGTGACACCTCATCACCTTCTGCTAAGTGAAGAGGATATCCCGGGGCTGGACGCTAACTTTAAAATGAATCCTCCACTAAGAGGAGCAGATGACAGAGATGCCTTAATCGAAGGATTGCTGGATGGCACAATAGACTTTATTGCCACCGATCATGCACCACATACAGCAGCAGAAAAAGAAGAGGGGATGGGGCTGGCGCCATTTGGAATTGTTGGACTTGAAACAGCCTTTCCTCTCCTTTACACACACTTCGTCGAGAAGGGGATATTCACACTAAAGCAGCTGATTGATTACTTAACAATCAAGCCAGCAGAGGCATTCGGCATTCAATCAGGAAAATTGGAAGCTGGTGAAATAGCAGATCTAGTCCTGCTTGACCTAAACCGTCAGGAGAAGATTGATCCTGCTCAGTTCTTATCAAAAGGGAAAAACACACCATTTGCAGGCTGGGATTGTAAAGGCTGGCCGGTAGTGACAATAGCAGGCGGAAAAATTGTTTGGAACAGAGGGAGTGTAAAAGCATGA
- a CDS encoding aspartate carbamoyltransferase catalytic subunit: MKHLLTTSELEIKEINKILEDAQYFLNGGTWTPEQKVFVANLFFENSTRTKCSFEVAERRLGLDIIPFEVSTSSVSKGESLYDTVKTLEAIGVHAVVIRHSEDRYFDELADKSGVSILNAGDGCGHHPTQSLLDLLTIKQEFGSFEGLKVAIIGDIAHSRVARSNADALVRLGAKVVFSGPKEWFNEELLENGMYEDVDTAIETSDVVMLLRIQHERHESKADQTAEEYHLAYGLTEERERTMKPNSIIMHPAPVNRGVEIADCLVECGRSRIFKQMQNGVYIRMAVLKRSIEHIEGGAKHVNIDKKWPVAY; the protein is encoded by the coding sequence ATGAAACATTTGCTCACTACCTCAGAGTTGGAAATTAAAGAAATCAATAAAATTCTTGAAGATGCGCAATACTTTTTAAACGGCGGAACATGGACTCCCGAACAAAAGGTTTTTGTCGCTAACCTCTTCTTTGAGAATAGCACAAGAACTAAATGCAGCTTTGAAGTGGCGGAAAGGCGGCTTGGACTGGACATAATTCCTTTTGAAGTCAGCACATCAAGTGTATCAAAGGGTGAGTCATTATACGACACAGTCAAAACACTGGAAGCGATCGGTGTGCATGCAGTCGTCATCCGCCATAGCGAGGACCGCTACTTTGACGAATTGGCAGATAAAAGCGGTGTGTCCATCCTGAATGCAGGGGATGGCTGCGGGCACCATCCAACACAATCACTGCTGGATCTGCTGACGATTAAACAGGAATTCGGATCCTTTGAAGGATTAAAAGTAGCCATCATTGGTGATATCGCACATAGCCGTGTCGCAAGATCCAATGCAGATGCACTTGTCCGGCTCGGTGCGAAGGTTGTTTTTTCAGGTCCAAAAGAATGGTTCAATGAAGAATTGCTTGAGAATGGAATGTATGAAGATGTTGACACAGCTATAGAAACTTCTGATGTTGTCATGCTGCTGAGAATCCAGCATGAGCGGCATGAATCGAAAGCTGACCAAACGGCTGAAGAATACCACCTGGCATACGGCCTTACAGAAGAGCGTGAAAGAACTATGAAGCCAAACAGCATTATTATGCATCCTGCGCCTGTAAATCGGGGTGTTGAAATAGCAGATTGTTTAGTAGAATGCGGGCGCTCAAGAATTTTCAAGCAAATGCAAAATGGTGTGTACATCCGAATGGCTGTATTAAAACGATCAATTGAACATATTGAAGGGGGAGCTAAACATGTCAACATTGATAAAAAATGGCCAGTTGCTTACTAA
- a CDS encoding solute carrier family 23 protein, producing the protein MNKPILDIKDVPKPAHWLTLSLQHLFAMFGATILVPYLVGLNPAIALISSGLATIAFLIITKWQVPAYLGSSFAFIAPIIAAKAAGGPGAAMIGSFMAGLVYGAVALIIKKSGYRWIMNLLPPIVVGPVIIVIGLALAGTAVGMAMNNPETGEYSMLHFSAALITLGATIIFSIYAKGMLSMVPILAGIIIGYVYSLAVGLIDFSLVQQAAWFEMPEFLFPFADYEVRITLDLALLMIPVAVVTISEHIGHQLVLGKVVGKDYIKEPGLHRSILADGTGTMISALIGGPPKTTYGENIGVLAITKIYSVYVLAGAAVIAIIFGFIGKVTALISSIPTPVMGGVSILLFGIIASSGLRMLVDSKVDFGNNRNLVIASVILVLGIGGAHIEIWAFKLEGMALAAISGVLLNLILPGREEAKEDMFETEYEKKNNVA; encoded by the coding sequence ATGAATAAACCTATTTTAGATATAAAGGATGTTCCAAAACCAGCCCATTGGCTGACATTAAGTTTACAGCATTTATTCGCAATGTTCGGGGCTACTATACTTGTACCATACTTAGTAGGATTAAATCCTGCCATTGCGCTAATCTCAAGCGGACTGGCAACGATAGCCTTTCTAATCATTACAAAATGGCAGGTGCCGGCATACCTTGGTTCATCTTTCGCATTCATTGCCCCGATCATAGCTGCCAAAGCAGCCGGTGGTCCGGGTGCTGCCATGATCGGCAGCTTCATGGCTGGACTTGTGTATGGGGCTGTAGCCCTGATCATCAAAAAATCAGGATACCGCTGGATTATGAATTTGCTTCCGCCAATTGTGGTAGGACCTGTGATTATTGTAATCGGATTGGCTCTGGCTGGTACAGCAGTCGGTATGGCTATGAATAACCCTGAAACCGGGGAATACAGCATGCTGCATTTCTCAGCAGCGCTTATCACTTTAGGTGCAACAATCATCTTTTCCATCTATGCAAAAGGCATGCTCAGTATGGTGCCGATTCTGGCAGGAATCATCATCGGCTATGTTTACTCACTGGCTGTGGGCCTAATCGACTTCTCGCTTGTACAGCAGGCAGCCTGGTTCGAGATGCCGGAATTCTTATTCCCGTTCGCAGATTATGAAGTGAGGATAACCCTGGATCTTGCGCTTCTAATGATTCCAGTAGCTGTTGTGACAATCTCTGAACATATCGGCCATCAGCTTGTCCTTGGAAAAGTAGTTGGAAAAGATTACATTAAAGAACCGGGTCTTCACCGTTCCATCCTTGCTGATGGAACAGGAACAATGATCTCGGCATTAATCGGGGGTCCGCCAAAGACAACTTACGGTGAAAACATTGGTGTACTCGCCATCACGAAAATTTACAGTGTTTATGTACTTGCGGGTGCTGCAGTCATTGCCATCATCTTCGGATTCATTGGCAAGGTGACAGCACTGATCAGCTCGATCCCTACTCCAGTAATGGGCGGCGTATCGATCCTGCTGTTCGGGATCATCGCTTCATCAGGATTAAGAATGCTGGTTGACAGCAAAGTGGATTTTGGAAACAACCGCAATCTGGTTATCGCATCAGTCATCCTTGTCCTGGGAATTGGGGGAGCTCATATCGAGATTTGGGCATTCAAACTGGAAGGAATGGCACTGGCAGCAATCAGCGGTGTTCTCCTGAACCTGATTCTCCCTGGCAGGGAAGAGGCTAAGGAAGATATGTTTGAAACAGAATACGAAAAAAAAAATAATGTAGCTTAA
- the pyrR gene encoding bifunctional pyr operon transcriptional regulator/uracil phosphoribosyltransferase PyrR, producing the protein MMQQQKAIVLDDQAIRRALTRIAHEIIEKNKGIENCILIGIRTRGIYLANRLAERIEQIEGAKIDVGELDITLYRDDLTKKTENQEPLVKGSDVPKDINDQKVILIDDVLYTGRTVRAALDALIDIGRPSQIQLAVLVDRGHRELPIRADYVGKNIPTSSSEKIVVELKEVDENDQVSIFEN; encoded by the coding sequence ATGATGCAGCAGCAAAAAGCAATTGTTTTGGATGACCAGGCAATCAGGAGAGCGCTGACAAGGATTGCTCATGAAATCATAGAGAAAAATAAAGGAATTGAAAATTGCATTCTGATTGGCATCAGGACCAGGGGGATTTACCTGGCGAACCGCCTGGCGGAAAGAATTGAACAAATCGAGGGAGCCAAAATTGATGTAGGCGAACTTGATATCACTCTCTATAGAGATGATCTTACGAAAAAGACTGAAAATCAGGAGCCGCTTGTCAAAGGCTCCGATGTTCCAAAAGATATTAACGATCAGAAGGTGATCCTGATCGATGATGTTCTTTATACAGGAAGAACAGTTAGAGCTGCCCTTGATGCGCTGATCGATATTGGGAGGCCATCTCAGATTCAGCTTGCAGTCCTTGTGGACCGCGGCCATAGGGAGCTTCCGATAAGAGCTGATTATGTAGGAAAGAACATTCCAACCTCCAGTTCGGAAAAAATTGTGGTCGAGCTGAAGGAAGTGGATGAAAACGACCAGGTAAGTATATTTGAAAATTAA
- a CDS encoding RluA family pseudouridine synthase has protein sequence MEKMEHLIPDEQAGERIDKVLSTLNADWSRTQVQQWIKDGNVLVNGQNPKTNYKCSANDKIEISIPEPEELDVVPEEMDLDIYYEDQDVLVVNKPKGMVVHPAAGHGTGTLVNGLMAHCKDLSGINGVMRPGIVHRIDKDTSGLLMVAKNDMAHESLVNQLMNKTVTRKYRAIVHGVIPHDYGTIDAPIARDPKDRQSMSVVDNGKHAVTHFQVIERFRDFTLVECQLETGRTHQIRVHMKYIGYPLAGDPKYGPRKTLDIGGQALHAGVLGFEHPRSGEYLEFEASAPAYFKELLENLANNR, from the coding sequence ATGGAGAAAATGGAACACCTCATTCCTGATGAACAGGCAGGAGAAAGAATAGATAAAGTGTTATCCACATTGAATGCGGATTGGTCAAGAACTCAGGTACAGCAATGGATCAAGGATGGCAATGTTTTAGTGAATGGCCAAAATCCTAAAACCAATTACAAATGTTCCGCAAACGATAAAATTGAAATATCTATACCTGAACCAGAAGAACTGGATGTAGTGCCTGAAGAAATGGATTTGGATATTTATTATGAAGACCAGGATGTCCTCGTTGTAAATAAACCGAAAGGAATGGTTGTCCATCCTGCAGCCGGGCATGGAACAGGAACACTTGTAAATGGTCTTATGGCTCATTGCAAAGACTTATCAGGAATTAATGGGGTCATGAGGCCCGGAATAGTTCATAGAATAGATAAAGATACGTCGGGACTTCTCATGGTTGCAAAGAATGATATGGCACATGAGAGTCTTGTGAACCAGCTGATGAACAAAACTGTTACACGTAAGTACCGGGCCATTGTCCATGGAGTTATTCCACACGACTACGGTACTATTGATGCGCCAATCGCCCGTGATCCCAAAGATCGTCAAAGTATGAGCGTTGTGGACAATGGAAAACATGCAGTTACGCATTTTCAGGTCATTGAGCGTTTCAGGGATTTCACACTGGTGGAATGCCAGCTGGAAACGGGGAGAACACATCAAATCCGGGTTCATATGAAATACATTGGCTATCCTCTGGCAGGAGATCCTAAATACGGTCCCAGAAAGACACTTGATATCGGAGGACAGGCACTTCATGCAGGCGTTCTTGGCTTTGAACATCCACGTTCTGGCGAGTACCTTGAATTTGAAGCATCTGCACCTGCTTATTTTAAGGAACTATTAGAGAACCTGGCAAATAATCGTTGA
- the lspA gene encoding signal peptidase II: MFYYIIALFVIALDQFTKWLIVKNFELGESVKVIEDFLYITSHRNRGAAWGILQGQMWFFYVITVIVIIGIIYYIQKAAKGKLLLGVSLGLMLGGAIGNFIDRVFRKEVVDFVNTYIFGYDFPVFNIADSALVIGVGLLMIQMLLEEREAKKKEKSYGENGTPHS; this comes from the coding sequence GTGTTTTATTACATAATTGCATTGTTCGTTATTGCACTTGATCAGTTTACGAAGTGGCTGATTGTAAAGAACTTTGAATTAGGGGAAAGTGTTAAAGTTATTGAAGACTTTCTTTATATTACATCGCACCGCAACCGTGGCGCTGCCTGGGGCATCCTGCAGGGGCAAATGTGGTTTTTCTACGTTATAACCGTTATTGTCATAATTGGTATCATTTATTACATTCAAAAAGCAGCCAAAGGCAAATTGCTTCTTGGAGTCTCTTTGGGCCTGATGCTGGGCGGAGCAATTGGAAACTTTATTGACAGGGTATTTCGAAAAGAAGTGGTGGATTTCGTAAACACTTATATTTTTGGCTATGACTTTCCCGTTTTCAATATTGCTGACTCGGCGCTGGTCATTGGTGTAGGACTATTGATGATTCAGATGCTGCTTGAAGAGAGAGAAGCAAAGAAAAAGGAGAAATCTTATGGAGAAAATGGAACACCTCATTCCTGA